The proteins below are encoded in one region of Maribacter aestuarii:
- a CDS encoding pseudouridine synthase yields the protein MSREDSKRDRKTSGRQGGNFRKKSYARGNAPINKSTPPKQPSDPNSIRLNKYVANSGVCSRRDADIYIAAGNVTVNGKPITEMGYKVKLTDEVKFDGRRLNPVKKEYVVLNKPKDFTTTIRDEKGKRHVSGLISNASKSKLLPVDKLEKEDTGLLLFTNDGDLTKKLKSPMNGLRKIYHLVLDRELSSADLRKIQEGVAVEDKVVRIQDISYIDNAPKREVGVEIYSSRNKILSRLFEQLDYKIVKLDRVVYGGLTKKDLPRGHWRYLTDQEIVNFRMIK from the coding sequence ATGAGCAGGGAAGATTCTAAAAGGGATAGAAAGACATCAGGCAGGCAAGGCGGAAATTTTAGAAAAAAAAGTTACGCTCGCGGAAATGCGCCCATCAATAAAAGCACACCACCAAAGCAACCTTCGGACCCTAATTCCATTCGTCTTAATAAATATGTAGCCAATTCTGGCGTGTGCTCTAGAAGAGATGCCGATATCTACATTGCGGCAGGAAACGTTACGGTAAACGGAAAGCCTATTACGGAAATGGGCTACAAGGTTAAATTGACCGATGAGGTCAAATTTGACGGGAGGCGTTTGAACCCGGTTAAAAAAGAATATGTGGTATTGAATAAACCCAAGGATTTTACCACTACGATACGGGATGAAAAAGGAAAGCGTCACGTATCTGGATTAATCTCCAATGCTTCCAAATCCAAATTGTTGCCCGTAGATAAACTGGAGAAGGAAGATACAGGTCTTTTGTTGTTTACCAATGACGGGGATTTGACCAAAAAGTTGAAAAGTCCCATGAACGGACTCCGAAAAATCTATCACTTGGTACTGGACAGGGAACTGAGCAGTGCCGATTTAAGAAAGATTCAAGAAGGGGTTGCCGTTGAGGATAAAGTGGTTCGTATACAGGATATCAGTTATATAGACAACGCACCCAAAAGGGAAGTTGGCGTCGAAATATATAGTTCTAGGAACAAGATTTTATCACGGCTGTTTGAGCAGTTGGACTATAAAATCGTGAAACTGGATCGCGTAGTGTACGGAGGTCTAACTAAAAAGGACCTACCACGTGGTCACTGGCGCTATCTTACCGATCAGGAAATCGTAAATTTTAGGATGATTAAATAG
- a CDS encoding diphosphomevalonate/mevalonate 3,5-bisphosphate decarboxylase family protein, translated as MTEKDFKLPDYSYDKVEGNVVYKSPSNIALIKYWGKKENQIPANPSISFTLTACATTTSITYKKLKAVTPDFQFDLLFEGLPKPDFKPKIETFFKRVETYLPFLKAYHFKIETSNSFPHSSGIASSASGMSAIALCLLEIERDLNPDMDADYFLKKASFLARLGSGSACRSIEGDLVQWGRHSGTTGSSDLYGIKYPYKVHDVFKNYHDTILLVDKGEKQVSSTVGHDLMHGHPFAKKRFAQAHENLDKLRPILEQGDVKEFIKIVESEALTLHGMMMTSQPYFILMKPNTLEIINRIWAFRSASKSNLCFTLDAGANVHVLYPENEKEEVHQFIKNELVAFCQNQQYICDRIGFGAKRLS; from the coding sequence ATGACCGAAAAAGATTTTAAGCTACCGGATTATTCTTATGACAAAGTAGAGGGCAACGTAGTCTACAAATCACCAAGCAACATAGCTTTAATAAAATATTGGGGTAAAAAAGAGAACCAGATACCGGCCAATCCATCAATAAGTTTCACGCTTACCGCATGCGCGACAACTACGAGCATAACGTATAAGAAATTGAAAGCGGTAACTCCTGATTTTCAATTTGATCTTCTGTTTGAGGGATTGCCTAAACCTGATTTTAAACCTAAAATTGAAACTTTTTTTAAGCGTGTCGAAACCTATTTACCTTTTCTAAAGGCCTATCATTTTAAAATAGAAACTTCTAATAGTTTTCCTCATAGCAGCGGTATCGCTTCTTCGGCTAGTGGGATGTCCGCAATAGCATTATGCTTATTGGAAATAGAACGCGATTTAAATCCTGATATGGATGCGGACTACTTTTTAAAAAAAGCCTCCTTTTTAGCGCGATTGGGTTCGGGAAGCGCGTGTAGAAGTATTGAGGGCGATTTAGTACAATGGGGAAGGCATTCCGGTACAACAGGAAGTTCGGATTTGTACGGAATTAAGTATCCATATAAAGTTCATGATGTGTTCAAGAATTATCACGATACCATCTTGTTGGTAGACAAAGGGGAAAAGCAGGTGAGCAGCACGGTAGGCCATGATTTGATGCACGGTCATCCTTTTGCCAAAAAGCGTTTTGCTCAGGCTCACGAGAATTTAGATAAGTTACGACCTATTTTGGAGCAAGGTGACGTAAAGGAATTTATCAAAATTGTAGAAAGCGAGGCACTCACCTTACATGGAATGATGATGACAAGCCAACCATATTTCATATTGATGAAACCCAATACCTTGGAAATTATCAACAGAATTTGGGCATTTCGTTCGGCATCTAAAAGCAATCTATGTTTTACGCTGGATGCAGGTGCAAACGTTCATGTGCTTTATCCGGAGAATGAGAAGGAAGAAGTACATCAATTTATTAAAAATGAACTAGTTGCATTTTGTCAAAACCAACAGTATATTTGTGACCGAATTGGATTTGGGGCTAAAAGATTATCCTAA
- a CDS encoding mevalonate kinase family protein — protein sequence MKGPLFYSKILLFGEYGIIKDSKGLSIPYNFFKGALKTDDSLSEEAKKSNESLKKFTAYLDKIAKENPKLVSFDLEALKKDVDKGMYFDSSIPQGYGVGSSGALVAAIYDKYAKNKITVLENLTRAKLLKLKLIFGKMESFFHGKSSGLDPLNSYLSLPILINSKDNIESTSIPSQNTEGKGAVFLLDSGSTGETAPMVQIFMEQMKNEGFRKMLKNQFIKHTDACVEDFVNGNVKSLFGNLKQLSHVVLDNFKPMIPAKFHSLWKQGIDSNDYYLKLCGSGGGGYILGFTEDIEKAKTALKDYQLEVVYNF from the coding sequence ATGAAAGGACCATTATTTTATTCTAAAATCCTCCTTTTTGGAGAGTATGGCATCATCAAGGATTCCAAGGGTCTTTCCATTCCATATAATTTCTTTAAAGGAGCCTTGAAGACCGATGACTCTTTATCGGAGGAAGCCAAAAAGTCTAATGAAAGCCTCAAGAAATTCACTGCTTATCTGGATAAGATAGCTAAAGAAAATCCAAAATTGGTATCTTTTGATTTAGAAGCCCTTAAAAAAGACGTCGATAAAGGAATGTACTTTGATAGTTCGATTCCACAAGGTTATGGAGTGGGAAGTAGCGGAGCGCTCGTTGCGGCTATTTATGATAAATATGCAAAGAACAAAATCACGGTTTTAGAGAACTTAACTCGGGCCAAACTGCTGAAGTTAAAACTGATTTTTGGAAAAATGGAGTCTTTTTTCCATGGGAAATCCTCAGGTTTGGATCCTTTAAATAGTTATTTAAGTTTACCCATACTCATTAATTCTAAAGATAATATTGAATCTACCAGTATTCCCTCCCAAAATACGGAAGGCAAGGGTGCGGTGTTCTTATTGGATAGTGGTTCTACGGGAGAAACGGCGCCGATGGTCCAGATTTTTATGGAGCAAATGAAGAACGAAGGCTTTAGAAAAATGCTTAAGAACCAATTTATAAAACATACGGACGCCTGTGTGGAGGATTTTGTAAATGGCAATGTCAAGTCCCTTTTCGGAAATCTAAAACAACTTTCGCATGTGGTCTTGGATAACTTTAAACCGATGATCCCTGCAAAATTCCATAGTCTTTGGAAACAGGGAATAGATTCCAATGATTACTATCTTAAGTTATGCGGTTCCGGCGGCGGCGGCTATATTCTAGGGTTTACAGAGGATATAGAAAAGGCCAAAACGGCACTAAAGGACTACCAATTAGAAGTGGTTTACAACTTCTAA
- a CDS encoding geranylgeranylglycerol-phosphate geranylgeranyltransferase has product MLSRKNKLLLLKVLSLFSVVRGYNILVIVLAQYLASIYILAPNLSLREVVFDVNLFVIVLASALVIASGYIINNFYDAEKDLINKPRKSMLDRLVSQRFKLTTYFVLNFLAVFAASYVSFRAVLFFSAYIFGIWFYSHKLKRMPFVGNFVSAILAITPFFAVFVYYKNFETVIFVHAIFLFLLILSREMIKDLENISGDLAQNYKTIPILFGSSVSKICIAILILLTLIPSLLLIFKFDVGYMDYYFMACVGFLITFLVLLTKSSSKKHYVWLHNILKLIIVVGVFSILLIDVDLVLNRIV; this is encoded by the coding sequence ATGCTTAGTAGAAAAAACAAACTCCTGCTTCTTAAGGTATTGAGTCTGTTTTCCGTTGTGCGTGGCTACAATATTTTAGTCATCGTCCTTGCGCAATATTTAGCCTCAATTTATATCCTGGCCCCCAATTTATCGCTTCGCGAAGTTGTTTTTGATGTTAATCTTTTTGTCATTGTCCTTGCTTCGGCGTTGGTTATTGCATCGGGCTATATCATCAATAATTTTTACGATGCCGAAAAGGATCTTATCAATAAACCTAGAAAAAGTATGTTGGACCGGTTGGTGAGCCAGCGTTTTAAATTAACTACCTATTTCGTTCTCAATTTTTTGGCGGTCTTTGCGGCCAGCTATGTTTCTTTCAGGGCCGTTCTTTTCTTCTCGGCCTATATTTTTGGAATATGGTTCTATTCCCATAAACTAAAGCGGATGCCGTTCGTCGGGAACTTTGTTTCTGCCATTCTTGCCATAACCCCTTTCTTCGCCGTTTTTGTGTACTATAAGAATTTTGAAACGGTCATTTTCGTGCATGCCATCTTTTTATTCTTATTGATTTTGTCCAGGGAAATGATAAAGGATTTGGAAAATATTTCCGGGGATTTAGCACAGAATTATAAAACCATCCCAATTCTATTCGGTAGTTCCGTTTCCAAAATATGTATTGCCATTTTAATCCTACTTACTTTAATTCCGTCTTTGCTATTAATCTTCAAATTTGATGTAGGTTATATGGATTATTACTTCATGGCATGTGTCGGATTTCTGATTACCTTTCTGGTGTTGTTAACTAAGTCTTCAAGTAAGAAACATTACGTTTGGCTACATAATATCCTTAAACTTATTATTGTTGTAGGTGTTTTTAGTATTTTACTAATCGATGTAGACCTTGTCCTGAACAGAATCGTATAA
- a CDS encoding SCO family protein: MKAYKLYLLVLLLFVFLTFSCKRTAKTALPIYGPSDFNPELVDVSLQNAMNNHKVSDFELVNQNGKTITQADYENTIYVADFFFTRCPSICPVMSNNMEKLQQTFLEDKAVMLLSLSVTPELDSVSVLKEYADKNGAIASKWNITTGDKKHIYNLARKSYFAVVNEGDGGLQDFIHTPNFILVDTKKQIRGVYDGTKDQEMERLIGDIKILKKQL, encoded by the coding sequence ATGAAAGCTTATAAGCTATATCTTCTAGTTTTACTTCTGTTTGTTTTCTTAACTTTTTCCTGCAAGCGAACAGCAAAAACGGCTCTACCTATTTATGGCCCTTCGGATTTTAATCCTGAACTTGTTGATGTTAGTTTACAAAATGCAATGAACAACCATAAGGTATCCGATTTTGAACTCGTCAATCAAAACGGAAAAACAATTACACAAGCAGATTATGAAAATACCATTTATGTAGCGGATTTCTTCTTTACGCGCTGCCCAAGTATCTGTCCCGTAATGTCAAACAATATGGAGAAGCTTCAGCAAACCTTCCTAGAAGATAAAGCCGTCATGTTGCTATCTCTGTCGGTTACACCTGAATTGGACAGCGTTTCGGTACTAAAAGAATACGCTGATAAAAATGGGGCCATTGCTTCTAAATGGAATATAACCACAGGAGACAAAAAGCACATCTATAATCTGGCACGCAAGAGCTACTTTGCAGTAGTAAATGAAGGGGATGGTGGCTTACAAGATTTTATACACACCCCAAATTTCATTTTGGTCGATACGAAAAAGCAAATCAGAGGGGTTTATGACGGCACTAAAGACCAAGAAATGGAACGCTTAATCGGTGATATCAAAATTTTAAAGAAACAATTGTGA
- a CDS encoding tetratricopeptide repeat protein, whose protein sequence is MKLKIVLPSLYLIVFSCLLACKDQKQSPDLASLNLLRGDLQLCGNGQFGDVNFSESCTYETRETFNLAIALLHSFEYIEAEKAFVQVIDQDPECAMAYWGVAMSIYHGLWAPPEKHVLKKGVKLLEVAEKLPKSKKALQYLAAIGAFYKDWETVDNQTRKERYAKKMEEMYRDGNDDTEVAIFYALALRASAVPTDKTYSKQREAGKILDDLFKKEPNHPGIAHYIIHSYDYPELAELGLSTARRYAEIAPNSAHAQHMPSHIFTRLGLWEESIKTNINSASSAVCYAESVSPGAHWDEEVHAMGYLVYAYLQTGNNVQAIEQYEYLKSFQKIFPENFKIAYTAAAIPTRIALENKNWEAAAKIELLQNLGLAWENFPWQKALLHFGKALGAIHTNDLKSAQEQLDLLISFEKELLTMQDAYKANQVAIQIKTINAWLQLKNGNNKQAIAQMMDAADMESKTSKHPVTPGEILPADELLADMHLAIGNPIDALTAYELNLKRRPNRFNGLYGAAIAAKQSGNIEKASHYFKKLIELTKDSKSDRVEIDEAKRFIEKV, encoded by the coding sequence ATGAAGCTAAAAATTGTCTTACCGTCACTATACTTAATTGTATTCTCGTGTTTATTGGCCTGCAAAGACCAAAAACAAAGTCCAGACTTGGCATCTTTGAACCTACTAAGAGGTGATTTACAACTTTGCGGAAATGGACAATTCGGAGATGTCAACTTTTCAGAATCCTGTACTTACGAAACAAGGGAGACTTTCAATCTTGCCATTGCACTACTCCATTCCTTTGAGTATATCGAAGCGGAAAAAGCCTTTGTTCAGGTAATCGACCAAGACCCAGAATGTGCCATGGCCTATTGGGGTGTAGCGATGAGTATTTACCACGGACTCTGGGCACCACCCGAAAAGCATGTCCTTAAAAAAGGGGTGAAATTACTTGAAGTTGCCGAAAAACTGCCGAAATCAAAAAAAGCGTTACAATACTTGGCCGCAATCGGTGCTTTTTATAAGGATTGGGAAACTGTTGACAACCAGACGAGAAAAGAGCGGTATGCCAAAAAGATGGAAGAAATGTATCGAGATGGTAATGATGATACCGAAGTTGCCATTTTTTATGCCTTGGCACTTCGAGCATCTGCGGTACCTACCGACAAGACCTATTCAAAACAAAGGGAAGCTGGTAAAATCTTGGATGATCTCTTCAAAAAAGAACCCAATCACCCGGGTATCGCCCATTACATCATCCATTCATATGATTATCCCGAATTGGCGGAATTAGGGCTGAGCACAGCAAGGCGCTATGCCGAGATTGCCCCGAATTCTGCGCATGCACAACATATGCCCTCCCATATCTTTACCCGCTTAGGACTTTGGGAAGAATCCATCAAAACCAACATTAATTCGGCCTCTTCGGCCGTTTGCTATGCCGAAAGCGTTTCCCCAGGGGCGCATTGGGATGAAGAAGTACATGCCATGGGGTATTTGGTATACGCTTATTTGCAAACCGGCAACAATGTGCAGGCCATTGAGCAGTATGAGTATCTCAAATCGTTTCAAAAGATATTTCCCGAAAATTTTAAAATTGCCTATACCGCAGCAGCGATTCCAACCCGTATCGCTTTGGAAAACAAAAATTGGGAAGCAGCGGCCAAAATAGAGCTTCTACAAAATCTAGGGCTTGCTTGGGAGAACTTTCCGTGGCAAAAAGCATTGCTCCACTTTGGAAAGGCCTTGGGCGCCATTCATACAAACGACTTAAAAAGTGCTCAGGAGCAACTTGACCTACTGATTTCTTTTGAAAAGGAACTGCTAACTATGCAAGACGCCTACAAAGCCAATCAAGTCGCTATTCAGATTAAAACCATTAATGCTTGGCTACAGCTTAAAAACGGTAATAATAAACAAGCAATTGCCCAAATGATGGACGCTGCGGATATGGAAAGTAAGACTTCCAAACATCCCGTAACGCCTGGCGAAATTTTACCTGCAGACGAACTTTTGGCCGATATGCATTTGGCAATAGGCAATCCAATAGATGCCTTGACTGCCTACGAACTGAATCTAAAGAGACGTCCAAACAGATTCAATGGTCTTTATGGCGCGGCCATTGCAGCAAAACAATCGGGTAATATTGAAAAAGCTTCACATTATTTTAAAAAACTAATTGAATTGACAAAGGACTCAAAAAGCGACCGAGTAGAGATAGATGAAGCAAAACGGTTTATAGAAAAGGTATAA
- a CDS encoding TspO/MBR family protein has protein sequence MKKKLTYLIISVVICLVIGFLSSVVTQSSVDDWYVTLNKPSFNPPNWVFAPVWTILYILMGISAGWVWGKGFHHKWVKTGLYHFGFQLLLNALWSIVFFGLKEPFWALWIIVSLLIVLALTIKWFKVVSKFAAALLIPYLLWVCFATLLNYKIWELN, from the coding sequence TTGAAAAAGAAACTCACATACCTGATTATTTCTGTGGTCATCTGTTTGGTCATCGGTTTTCTTTCCAGTGTGGTGACCCAGAGTTCTGTTGATGATTGGTACGTTACATTGAACAAACCTAGTTTTAATCCACCTAACTGGGTTTTTGCACCTGTTTGGACTATACTTTATATTTTAATGGGTATTTCTGCAGGATGGGTTTGGGGCAAAGGTTTTCATCATAAATGGGTCAAAACGGGCCTATACCATTTTGGATTCCAATTACTCCTGAACGCCTTATGGAGTATTGTTTTTTTTGGTTTGAAAGAGCCCTTCTGGGCGTTATGGATTATTGTTTCGCTCTTGATTGTGCTCGCCCTTACTATAAAATGGTTCAAGGTGGTCAGTAAATTTGCAGCTGCACTTCTAATACCTTATTTGTTGTGGGTATGTTTTGCGACCCTTTTAAACTATAAGATATGGGAATTGAATTGA
- a CDS encoding M1 family metallopeptidase, with protein MKNPRLKYHLTSFIFLLISFVEVSAQDVYQRNLSADVQGYVFALELNDTNNQIKGEAAVSVKFKEDINELSLDLIANSGAYGMTLDKVLEDERIIDYRYVDNKIRIVPSSSLSKDRTYKIYYHGVPEKGLVIDTTKFGQRSFFGDNWPNLARHWLPSVDHPYDKASIEFRITAPDHYDVVATGEKIEESYLGNGFKLTTYKEPAPVATKVVTIGVTRFASRQLEEVYGIPVSAWVYPENRLEGFHDYAVASKVLKYFIDKVGPYSYAKLANMQAKTQWGGLENAGNISYFENSVTGKNEVEGLIAHEIAHQWFGNSASENDWNHVWLSEGFATYFAILYQEEIYGNEKRKEELALDRIQIIDYYRKNPSPIVDPSITDPLKVLSTNTYQKGGWVLNMLRHRLGDEIFWKGIRKYYHTYQNSNAMTTDFQHIMEEVSGENLTDYFNQWIFTKGYPEIKWEWKYSGGKLKISMAQVQKHHMFKFPLEIEIKTGETIQIETLQIDKKTQKFEIVLSSSPDEVILDPNLWLLYSEK; from the coding sequence ATGAAAAACCCTCGTTTAAAGTATCATCTAACCTCTTTTATTTTCCTCCTTATTTCATTTGTGGAAGTCAGCGCACAAGACGTGTATCAAAGAAATTTATCGGCAGATGTACAAGGTTATGTATTTGCACTTGAATTGAACGACACCAATAATCAAATTAAAGGTGAAGCAGCGGTCTCGGTAAAATTCAAAGAAGATATCAATGAGTTAAGTTTGGATTTGATAGCAAACTCCGGAGCATACGGGATGACCCTTGATAAGGTCCTGGAGGATGAACGCATTATTGATTATCGTTATGTAGACAATAAAATTAGAATAGTTCCTTCTTCATCATTATCCAAAGACAGAACCTATAAGATATACTATCACGGAGTTCCTGAAAAAGGCTTGGTCATAGATACCACTAAATTCGGACAACGTTCCTTCTTTGGGGATAACTGGCCAAATTTAGCACGGCATTGGTTGCCATCCGTAGACCATCCTTATGACAAAGCAAGTATTGAGTTCAGGATTACTGCCCCGGACCATTATGACGTGGTTGCCACGGGTGAGAAGATAGAGGAAAGCTATTTGGGTAACGGCTTTAAGTTGACCACGTATAAGGAACCGGCCCCGGTTGCCACAAAGGTCGTCACCATAGGGGTGACTAGGTTTGCCAGCCGACAATTGGAAGAAGTGTATGGGATTCCGGTGTCCGCCTGGGTTTACCCCGAGAACAGACTAGAAGGATTCCACGACTATGCCGTGGCCTCCAAAGTGTTGAAATACTTTATTGATAAGGTAGGACCCTATTCCTATGCCAAACTGGCCAACATGCAGGCAAAAACGCAATGGGGCGGTTTGGAAAATGCCGGTAATATCTCCTATTTTGAAAATTCGGTGACCGGAAAAAATGAGGTTGAAGGATTGATTGCCCATGAAATAGCGCACCAATGGTTTGGAAATTCCGCAAGCGAAAACGACTGGAATCATGTTTGGCTTAGTGAAGGTTTTGCTACCTATTTTGCCATTCTATACCAAGAAGAGATTTACGGAAATGAAAAGCGAAAAGAGGAATTGGCCTTAGATAGAATACAAATTATCGACTATTACCGGAAAAACCCATCTCCGATTGTGGACCCAAGTATTACGGACCCATTGAAAGTATTGAGCACGAACACTTATCAAAAAGGAGGTTGGGTTCTGAATATGTTACGTCATCGTTTGGGAGACGAAATTTTCTGGAAGGGAATCCGGAAATACTATCACACCTACCAGAATTCAAATGCCATGACCACTGATTTTCAGCATATAATGGAGGAGGTGTCCGGAGAAAACCTAACTGATTATTTCAACCAATGGATTTTCACTAAAGGCTATCCGGAAATTAAATGGGAATGGAAATACAGTGGAGGAAAATTGAAAATTTCCATGGCGCAAGTCCAAAAGCATCACATGTTTAAATTCCCTTTAGAAATTGAAATAAAAACAGGTGAAACTATTCAAATAGAAACACTTCAAATTGATAAGAAAACGCAAAAATTCGAAATCGTTTTGAGCTCGAGTCCCGATGAAGTAATATTAGACCCTAACCTCTGGCTTCTTTATAGTGAAAAGTAA
- a CDS encoding zinc-binding metallopeptidase family protein, whose product MKLFQCQNCAHPLFFENDTCEKCRYQLAYRDSTFDLIALGPDSADWTIPNEGSHQFTYCKNHDFNACNWLVLKTDTTGYCTACKLNRTIPDLSIKKNLKKWKRIEVAKHRLIYQLQKLSLPVQSKLSHPETGLCFDFLSRKGAGENSKNIMTGHANGVVTILISEADSVLREQMKRDMNERYRTLIGHFRHEVGHYYWEQLIFPNDKILNDFRNVFGDERPSYGKALKEYYKNGPEKKWRKNFISKYASSHPWEDWAETWAHYLHILDTLETAYYFGIKVKPQLTNKKHMKMKSAFDPYDEPSFKKIVSKAIPLFFSINSVNRSMGIADVYPFVISKSVIKKMEFIHALVRRDIA is encoded by the coding sequence ATGAAGTTATTTCAGTGCCAGAATTGTGCCCATCCATTATTCTTTGAAAATGATACCTGCGAAAAATGCAGATATCAACTTGCCTACCGTGATAGCACTTTTGACTTGATTGCCCTTGGGCCTGATTCAGCGGATTGGACCATACCCAATGAAGGTTCACACCAATTCACCTATTGTAAGAATCATGATTTCAATGCTTGTAACTGGTTGGTTTTGAAGACCGATACCACGGGATATTGTACTGCCTGTAAGCTTAACAGGACCATTCCCGATTTAAGTATCAAAAAAAACCTGAAAAAATGGAAGAGGATAGAAGTCGCTAAACACAGATTGATTTACCAACTTCAAAAACTATCCCTGCCCGTCCAAAGTAAATTGTCACATCCAGAGACTGGTTTGTGCTTTGATTTTTTGTCAAGGAAAGGGGCGGGTGAGAATTCAAAAAATATAATGACCGGGCATGCCAACGGAGTAGTAACGATTTTAATCTCCGAGGCCGATTCCGTATTGCGCGAACAAATGAAACGCGATATGAATGAGCGTTACAGAACCTTAATTGGTCATTTTCGCCACGAAGTGGGGCACTATTATTGGGAGCAACTCATATTTCCGAACGACAAAATATTGAATGATTTCAGAAACGTTTTTGGAGATGAGCGCCCGTCCTATGGGAAAGCATTAAAAGAATATTACAAGAACGGTCCGGAGAAGAAGTGGCGGAAAAACTTCATAAGCAAGTACGCCTCCTCTCACCCTTGGGAGGACTGGGCCGAAACCTGGGCACATTACCTTCATATCTTGGATACCCTCGAAACAGCTTATTATTTCGGTATTAAGGTAAAGCCGCAGCTCACCAATAAAAAGCATATGAAAATGAAATCTGCTTTTGACCCCTACGACGAACCTAGTTTCAAAAAAATTGTAAGTAAGGCCATTCCTTTATTTTTTTCCATAAATAGCGTCAATCGCTCTATGGGTATTGCGGATGTCTATCCGTTTGTGATATCAAAATCCGTGATCAAGAAGATGGAGTTTATTCACGCGCTTGTAAGAAGGGATATTGCATGA
- a CDS encoding carbon-nitrogen hydrolase family protein has product MDNILKVAMAQIAPVWLDKRRTLEKIKDAIKDASGEGADLVVFGEALLPGYPFWLALTDGAKWDLKVNKELHAHYVRNSIQIEAGELNEICKIAKEHGIAIYLGIMERAWNRGGHSIYASLVYIDAMGEIKSVHRKLQPTYDERLTWAPGDGNGLRVHSLKQFTVGGLNCWENWMPLARTALYGQGENLHIAVWPGSDHNTKDITRFIARESRSYVVSVSAFMTKEDFPKNTPHLDAIIAKSPGILANGGSCIAGPDGEWLIEPVINKEGLIYQELDFNRVYEERQNFDPVGHYSRPDVTRLTVNRERQSTVEFKD; this is encoded by the coding sequence ATGGATAATATTTTAAAAGTTGCCATGGCCCAAATAGCTCCCGTATGGTTGGATAAAAGGAGGACCTTGGAAAAAATAAAGGATGCTATAAAGGACGCCTCAGGGGAGGGTGCTGATTTAGTGGTATTTGGAGAAGCCCTTTTGCCCGGTTATCCTTTTTGGTTAGCGTTAACGGACGGTGCCAAATGGGATTTAAAAGTGAACAAAGAGCTACATGCGCATTACGTGAGAAACTCCATTCAGATAGAAGCAGGGGAACTGAACGAAATTTGTAAAATTGCAAAGGAACACGGCATAGCAATCTATCTTGGCATAATGGAGCGTGCTTGGAATAGGGGAGGACATAGCATATATGCCTCTTTGGTTTATATTGATGCTATGGGGGAAATTAAATCTGTTCACAGAAAATTACAACCCACCTATGATGAAAGACTTACATGGGCTCCAGGTGACGGTAACGGATTACGGGTACATTCCCTAAAGCAGTTTACGGTAGGTGGACTAAACTGCTGGGAAAATTGGATGCCCTTGGCGAGAACTGCCCTGTATGGGCAAGGAGAAAATTTACATATTGCCGTATGGCCCGGTAGTGATCACAATACAAAGGATATTACCCGTTTTATTGCGAGGGAATCCCGTAGCTATGTGGTGTCTGTCTCTGCATTTATGACGAAAGAAGACTTTCCCAAAAACACACCTCACCTTGATGCTATCATAGCCAAATCTCCCGGTATTTTGGCTAATGGAGGTTCCTGTATTGCTGGTCCGGACGGCGAATGGTTAATAGAGCCAGTCATTAACAAAGAAGGTCTTATTTATCAGGAGCTGGATTTTAATCGCGTTTACGAAGAGCGGCAAAATTTTGATCCCGTGGGTCATTATTCACGGCCTGACGTGACCAGATTAACGGTCAATAGAGAGCGACAGTCTACGGTGGAGTTTAAGGATTAG